One Bombus fervidus isolate BK054 chromosome 7, iyBomFerv1, whole genome shotgun sequence genomic region harbors:
- the LOC139989413 gene encoding OTU domain-containing protein 7B isoform X3, whose protein sequence is MISDSGTYTYKFSVYIILFICIHVQEDSVMNVGLSTYDGLEKETSSNNALENGGGTTKKLARGISRATENAAIVSYARSQLATIESLDTPEFTFSLPDLTVYPDSFRQFLERDLIEGGCLTSLEAAGRLNWWCGGCKNGSNRVLWPLATSGDGNCLLHAASLGMWGFHDRLLTLREALYNTLAKGEYRHALFRRWKWRQMGLNAASGLSYTEAEWLTEWQTIVDMASPILRNQTATSYQSLEEVHILALAHALKRPIIVIAETMLKDAEGVALAPIPFGGVYLPLEVSPTRCHRTPLLLAYHSAHFSPLVTVDGASDFGDGCNEGVSIPLIDPDTGQLLSVLFAVDPGPDWDWEEGSRDLLICQQDTMEILLRQYLDCEYQNFTSEEIERLSDTDGSLSKTAKQLLGVAKQFGSIGKSVSKRLWSMTKRPKSLPATAGELSTEGLLCVRIRSRRHQYVDQMLQNYLQCAHARYLQDHKVDETGSEMNYGAGKSRFYTASDQDSHASVSKLLPTNPNKDRTLYLSRSTFYNDQPSVYKQRPESWNANNLEANVKQCRNVDCQFFGSAENDYFCSQCWANQLYH, encoded by the exons ATGATATCCGATAGTGGCACATATACATACAAGTTCTctgtatatataattctatttatatgtatacat GTGCAAGAAGATAGTGTAATGAACGTAGGACTGTCCACGTACGATGGTTTGGAGAAAGAGACAAGTTCTAATAATGCATTGGAAAATGGAGGAGGAACTACAAAGAAGCTAGCCAGAGGTATATCTCGAGCAACTGAAAATGCTGCCATTGTCTCTTATGCTCGTTCTCAATTAGCAACTATAGAATCTCTAGATACTCCAGAGTTTACATTTTCACTTCCTGATCTAACTGTATATCCAG ATTCATTTCGACAATTTTTGGAAAGAGATCTAATAGAAGGTGGGTGCTTAACTTCTTTGGAAGCTGCTGGTCGTTTAAATTGGTGGTGTGGGGGATGTAAAAATGGAAGTAACAGAGTTTTATGGCCTTTGGCAACATCAGGAGATGGCAATTGTCTCCTACATGCAGCTTCTCTTGGCATGTGGGGCTTTCATGATAGACTTCTTACACTCAGAGAAGCTCTGTATAATACATTGGCTAAAGGAGAATATAGACATGCTTTGTTTAGAAGGTGGAAATGGCGCCAAATGGGCTTAAATGCAGCTTCAGGTTTATCTTATACAGAGGCAGAATGGTTAACAGAATGGCAAACTATCGTAGATATGGCTTCTCCTATTCTCAGGAACCAAACTGCTACTTCCTACCAAAGTCTTGAAGAA GTACATATATTAGCTTTGGCTCATGCTTTAAAGCGGCCTATAATAGTTATAGCAGAGACTATGTTAAAAGATGCAGAAGGTGTAGCTTTAGCACCAATTCCATTTGGTGGAGTGTATTTACCATTAGAAGTATCTCCGACACGTTGTCATAGAACCCCATTGCTTTTAGCATATCATTCAGCTCATTTTTCTCCTCTCGTTACGGTGGATGGAGCGAGTGATTTTGGAGATGGTTGTAACGAAGGCGTTAGCATACCTCTTATAGATCCAGATACAGGTCAACTACTATCAGTTTTATTCGCGGTAGATCCAGGACCTGATTGGGATTGGGAAGAAGGTTCACGAGACTTGTTAATTTGTCAACAAGATACG atggaaattttattgcgGCAATATTTAGACTGCGAATATCAAAATTTCACATCGGAAGAAATCGAGAGATTGTCAGATACTGATGGTTCACTTTCTAAAACGGCGAAACAATTGCTTGGAGTTGCTAAACAATTCGGATCAATTGGAAAATCCGTTAGTAAAAGACTGTGGTCTATGACAAAGAGACCAAAGAGTTTACCAGCAACGGCCGGTGAACTTTCAACGGAAGGTTTGTTATGTGTAAGGATCAGAAGTAGACGTCATCAATATGTGGATCAGATGCTTCAGAATTACCTCCAATGTGCTCACGCGAG ATATCTCCAAGATCATAAAGTTGACGAAACTGGGAGTGAAATGAATTATGGTGCTGGCAAATCTAGGTTCTATACAGCCAGTGATCAAGACAGCCATGCAAGCGTCAGCAAATTGTTACCGACCAATCCGAATAAAGATCGTACACTTTATCTTTCAAG ATCTACTTTTTATAATGACCAACCATCAGTTTATAAACAGAGGCCAGAGTCATGGAATGCCAATAATTTGGAG GCTAATGTCAAACAATGTCGCAATGTAGACTGTCAATTTTTCGGTTCTGCAGAAAATGATTACTTCTGCTCACAATGTTGGGCAAACCAACTTTATCATTGA
- the LOC139989413 gene encoding OTU domain-containing protein 7B isoform X4 produces MLPPRFLFLLIVQEDSVMNVGLSTYDGLEKETSSNNALENGGGTTKKLARGISRATENAAIVSYARSQLATIESLDTPEFTFSLPDLTVYPDSFRQFLERDLIEGGCLTSLEAAGRLNWWCGGCKNGSNRVLWPLATSGDGNCLLHAASLGMWGFHDRLLTLREALYNTLAKGEYRHALFRRWKWRQMGLNAASGLSYTEAEWLTEWQTIVDMASPILRNQTATSYQSLEEVHILALAHALKRPIIVIAETMLKDAEGVALAPIPFGGVYLPLEVSPTRCHRTPLLLAYHSAHFSPLVTVDGASDFGDGCNEGVSIPLIDPDTGQLLSVLFAVDPGPDWDWEEGSRDLLICQQDTMEILLRQYLDCEYQNFTSEEIERLSDTDGSLSKTAKQLLGVAKQFGSIGKSVSKRLWSMTKRPKSLPATAGELSTEGLLCVRIRSRRHQYVDQMLQNYLQCAHARYLQDHKVDETGSEMNYGAGKSRFYTASDQDSHASVSKLLPTNPNKDRTLYLSRSTFYNDQPSVYKQRPESWNANNLEANVKQCRNVDCQFFGSAENDYFCSQCWANQLYH; encoded by the exons ATGCTTCCTCCTcgctttcttttccttttaatt GTGCAAGAAGATAGTGTAATGAACGTAGGACTGTCCACGTACGATGGTTTGGAGAAAGAGACAAGTTCTAATAATGCATTGGAAAATGGAGGAGGAACTACAAAGAAGCTAGCCAGAGGTATATCTCGAGCAACTGAAAATGCTGCCATTGTCTCTTATGCTCGTTCTCAATTAGCAACTATAGAATCTCTAGATACTCCAGAGTTTACATTTTCACTTCCTGATCTAACTGTATATCCAG ATTCATTTCGACAATTTTTGGAAAGAGATCTAATAGAAGGTGGGTGCTTAACTTCTTTGGAAGCTGCTGGTCGTTTAAATTGGTGGTGTGGGGGATGTAAAAATGGAAGTAACAGAGTTTTATGGCCTTTGGCAACATCAGGAGATGGCAATTGTCTCCTACATGCAGCTTCTCTTGGCATGTGGGGCTTTCATGATAGACTTCTTACACTCAGAGAAGCTCTGTATAATACATTGGCTAAAGGAGAATATAGACATGCTTTGTTTAGAAGGTGGAAATGGCGCCAAATGGGCTTAAATGCAGCTTCAGGTTTATCTTATACAGAGGCAGAATGGTTAACAGAATGGCAAACTATCGTAGATATGGCTTCTCCTATTCTCAGGAACCAAACTGCTACTTCCTACCAAAGTCTTGAAGAA GTACATATATTAGCTTTGGCTCATGCTTTAAAGCGGCCTATAATAGTTATAGCAGAGACTATGTTAAAAGATGCAGAAGGTGTAGCTTTAGCACCAATTCCATTTGGTGGAGTGTATTTACCATTAGAAGTATCTCCGACACGTTGTCATAGAACCCCATTGCTTTTAGCATATCATTCAGCTCATTTTTCTCCTCTCGTTACGGTGGATGGAGCGAGTGATTTTGGAGATGGTTGTAACGAAGGCGTTAGCATACCTCTTATAGATCCAGATACAGGTCAACTACTATCAGTTTTATTCGCGGTAGATCCAGGACCTGATTGGGATTGGGAAGAAGGTTCACGAGACTTGTTAATTTGTCAACAAGATACG atggaaattttattgcgGCAATATTTAGACTGCGAATATCAAAATTTCACATCGGAAGAAATCGAGAGATTGTCAGATACTGATGGTTCACTTTCTAAAACGGCGAAACAATTGCTTGGAGTTGCTAAACAATTCGGATCAATTGGAAAATCCGTTAGTAAAAGACTGTGGTCTATGACAAAGAGACCAAAGAGTTTACCAGCAACGGCCGGTGAACTTTCAACGGAAGGTTTGTTATGTGTAAGGATCAGAAGTAGACGTCATCAATATGTGGATCAGATGCTTCAGAATTACCTCCAATGTGCTCACGCGAG ATATCTCCAAGATCATAAAGTTGACGAAACTGGGAGTGAAATGAATTATGGTGCTGGCAAATCTAGGTTCTATACAGCCAGTGATCAAGACAGCCATGCAAGCGTCAGCAAATTGTTACCGACCAATCCGAATAAAGATCGTACACTTTATCTTTCAAG ATCTACTTTTTATAATGACCAACCATCAGTTTATAAACAGAGGCCAGAGTCATGGAATGCCAATAATTTGGAG GCTAATGTCAAACAATGTCGCAATGTAGACTGTCAATTTTTCGGTTCTGCAGAAAATGATTACTTCTGCTCACAATGTTGGGCAAACCAACTTTATCATTGA
- the LOC139989413 gene encoding OTU domain-containing protein 7A isoform X1, with protein MNFLYFKIGYAIVIRINLSTGGRECNCVNNNSVSLNPSLVRHVTDLEFHDDFRDAIIIIRFLFSLLSYQLVSRLRVLGYVVFVSRPVQTDSWPFSYIVGSLVEIGFSTNTAVQNVQEDSVMNVGLSTYDGLEKETSSNNALENGGGTTKKLARGISRATENAAIVSYARSQLATIESLDTPEFTFSLPDLTVYPDSFRQFLERDLIEGGCLTSLEAAGRLNWWCGGCKNGSNRVLWPLATSGDGNCLLHAASLGMWGFHDRLLTLREALYNTLAKGEYRHALFRRWKWRQMGLNAASGLSYTEAEWLTEWQTIVDMASPILRNQTATSYQSLEEVHILALAHALKRPIIVIAETMLKDAEGVALAPIPFGGVYLPLEVSPTRCHRTPLLLAYHSAHFSPLVTVDGASDFGDGCNEGVSIPLIDPDTGQLLSVLFAVDPGPDWDWEEGSRDLLICQQDTMEILLRQYLDCEYQNFTSEEIERLSDTDGSLSKTAKQLLGVAKQFGSIGKSVSKRLWSMTKRPKSLPATAGELSTEGLLCVRIRSRRHQYVDQMLQNYLQCAHARYLQDHKVDETGSEMNYGAGKSRFYTASDQDSHASVSKLLPTNPNKDRTLYLSRSTFYNDQPSVYKQRPESWNANNLEANVKQCRNVDCQFFGSAENDYFCSQCWANQLYH; from the exons ATGAATTTCTTGTATTTCAAAATTGGTTACGCTATCGTGATCAGGATCAACTTGTCCACTGGTGGGCGGGAATGCAACTGCGTAAATAACAACAGTGTATCTCTTAATCCCTCGTTAGTTAGACATGTGACCGATTTAGAGTTTCACGATGACTTCCGTgatgcaataataataattcgctTCTTATTCTCTTTACTCTCCTACCAGTTAGTTTCGAGGTTGCGTGTTCTAGGTTATGTTGTGTTTGTATCACGTCCTGTGCAAACAGATTCTTGGCCGTTTTCATACATTGTGGGTAGCCTTGTTGAGATAGGGTTTAGTACGAATACAGCAGTACAAAAT GTGCAAGAAGATAGTGTAATGAACGTAGGACTGTCCACGTACGATGGTTTGGAGAAAGAGACAAGTTCTAATAATGCATTGGAAAATGGAGGAGGAACTACAAAGAAGCTAGCCAGAGGTATATCTCGAGCAACTGAAAATGCTGCCATTGTCTCTTATGCTCGTTCTCAATTAGCAACTATAGAATCTCTAGATACTCCAGAGTTTACATTTTCACTTCCTGATCTAACTGTATATCCAG ATTCATTTCGACAATTTTTGGAAAGAGATCTAATAGAAGGTGGGTGCTTAACTTCTTTGGAAGCTGCTGGTCGTTTAAATTGGTGGTGTGGGGGATGTAAAAATGGAAGTAACAGAGTTTTATGGCCTTTGGCAACATCAGGAGATGGCAATTGTCTCCTACATGCAGCTTCTCTTGGCATGTGGGGCTTTCATGATAGACTTCTTACACTCAGAGAAGCTCTGTATAATACATTGGCTAAAGGAGAATATAGACATGCTTTGTTTAGAAGGTGGAAATGGCGCCAAATGGGCTTAAATGCAGCTTCAGGTTTATCTTATACAGAGGCAGAATGGTTAACAGAATGGCAAACTATCGTAGATATGGCTTCTCCTATTCTCAGGAACCAAACTGCTACTTCCTACCAAAGTCTTGAAGAA GTACATATATTAGCTTTGGCTCATGCTTTAAAGCGGCCTATAATAGTTATAGCAGAGACTATGTTAAAAGATGCAGAAGGTGTAGCTTTAGCACCAATTCCATTTGGTGGAGTGTATTTACCATTAGAAGTATCTCCGACACGTTGTCATAGAACCCCATTGCTTTTAGCATATCATTCAGCTCATTTTTCTCCTCTCGTTACGGTGGATGGAGCGAGTGATTTTGGAGATGGTTGTAACGAAGGCGTTAGCATACCTCTTATAGATCCAGATACAGGTCAACTACTATCAGTTTTATTCGCGGTAGATCCAGGACCTGATTGGGATTGGGAAGAAGGTTCACGAGACTTGTTAATTTGTCAACAAGATACG atggaaattttattgcgGCAATATTTAGACTGCGAATATCAAAATTTCACATCGGAAGAAATCGAGAGATTGTCAGATACTGATGGTTCACTTTCTAAAACGGCGAAACAATTGCTTGGAGTTGCTAAACAATTCGGATCAATTGGAAAATCCGTTAGTAAAAGACTGTGGTCTATGACAAAGAGACCAAAGAGTTTACCAGCAACGGCCGGTGAACTTTCAACGGAAGGTTTGTTATGTGTAAGGATCAGAAGTAGACGTCATCAATATGTGGATCAGATGCTTCAGAATTACCTCCAATGTGCTCACGCGAG ATATCTCCAAGATCATAAAGTTGACGAAACTGGGAGTGAAATGAATTATGGTGCTGGCAAATCTAGGTTCTATACAGCCAGTGATCAAGACAGCCATGCAAGCGTCAGCAAATTGTTACCGACCAATCCGAATAAAGATCGTACACTTTATCTTTCAAG ATCTACTTTTTATAATGACCAACCATCAGTTTATAAACAGAGGCCAGAGTCATGGAATGCCAATAATTTGGAG GCTAATGTCAAACAATGTCGCAATGTAGACTGTCAATTTTTCGGTTCTGCAGAAAATGATTACTTCTGCTCACAATGTTGGGCAAACCAACTTTATCATTGA
- the LOC139989413 gene encoding OTU domain-containing protein 7B isoform X2, giving the protein MNFLYFKIGYAIVIRINLSTGGRECNCVQEDSVMNVGLSTYDGLEKETSSNNALENGGGTTKKLARGISRATENAAIVSYARSQLATIESLDTPEFTFSLPDLTVYPDSFRQFLERDLIEGGCLTSLEAAGRLNWWCGGCKNGSNRVLWPLATSGDGNCLLHAASLGMWGFHDRLLTLREALYNTLAKGEYRHALFRRWKWRQMGLNAASGLSYTEAEWLTEWQTIVDMASPILRNQTATSYQSLEEVHILALAHALKRPIIVIAETMLKDAEGVALAPIPFGGVYLPLEVSPTRCHRTPLLLAYHSAHFSPLVTVDGASDFGDGCNEGVSIPLIDPDTGQLLSVLFAVDPGPDWDWEEGSRDLLICQQDTMEILLRQYLDCEYQNFTSEEIERLSDTDGSLSKTAKQLLGVAKQFGSIGKSVSKRLWSMTKRPKSLPATAGELSTEGLLCVRIRSRRHQYVDQMLQNYLQCAHARYLQDHKVDETGSEMNYGAGKSRFYTASDQDSHASVSKLLPTNPNKDRTLYLSRSTFYNDQPSVYKQRPESWNANNLEANVKQCRNVDCQFFGSAENDYFCSQCWANQLYH; this is encoded by the exons ATGAATTTCTTGTATTTCAAAATTGGTTACGCTATCGTGATCAGGATCAACTTGTCCACTGGTGGGCGGGAATGCAACTGC GTGCAAGAAGATAGTGTAATGAACGTAGGACTGTCCACGTACGATGGTTTGGAGAAAGAGACAAGTTCTAATAATGCATTGGAAAATGGAGGAGGAACTACAAAGAAGCTAGCCAGAGGTATATCTCGAGCAACTGAAAATGCTGCCATTGTCTCTTATGCTCGTTCTCAATTAGCAACTATAGAATCTCTAGATACTCCAGAGTTTACATTTTCACTTCCTGATCTAACTGTATATCCAG ATTCATTTCGACAATTTTTGGAAAGAGATCTAATAGAAGGTGGGTGCTTAACTTCTTTGGAAGCTGCTGGTCGTTTAAATTGGTGGTGTGGGGGATGTAAAAATGGAAGTAACAGAGTTTTATGGCCTTTGGCAACATCAGGAGATGGCAATTGTCTCCTACATGCAGCTTCTCTTGGCATGTGGGGCTTTCATGATAGACTTCTTACACTCAGAGAAGCTCTGTATAATACATTGGCTAAAGGAGAATATAGACATGCTTTGTTTAGAAGGTGGAAATGGCGCCAAATGGGCTTAAATGCAGCTTCAGGTTTATCTTATACAGAGGCAGAATGGTTAACAGAATGGCAAACTATCGTAGATATGGCTTCTCCTATTCTCAGGAACCAAACTGCTACTTCCTACCAAAGTCTTGAAGAA GTACATATATTAGCTTTGGCTCATGCTTTAAAGCGGCCTATAATAGTTATAGCAGAGACTATGTTAAAAGATGCAGAAGGTGTAGCTTTAGCACCAATTCCATTTGGTGGAGTGTATTTACCATTAGAAGTATCTCCGACACGTTGTCATAGAACCCCATTGCTTTTAGCATATCATTCAGCTCATTTTTCTCCTCTCGTTACGGTGGATGGAGCGAGTGATTTTGGAGATGGTTGTAACGAAGGCGTTAGCATACCTCTTATAGATCCAGATACAGGTCAACTACTATCAGTTTTATTCGCGGTAGATCCAGGACCTGATTGGGATTGGGAAGAAGGTTCACGAGACTTGTTAATTTGTCAACAAGATACG atggaaattttattgcgGCAATATTTAGACTGCGAATATCAAAATTTCACATCGGAAGAAATCGAGAGATTGTCAGATACTGATGGTTCACTTTCTAAAACGGCGAAACAATTGCTTGGAGTTGCTAAACAATTCGGATCAATTGGAAAATCCGTTAGTAAAAGACTGTGGTCTATGACAAAGAGACCAAAGAGTTTACCAGCAACGGCCGGTGAACTTTCAACGGAAGGTTTGTTATGTGTAAGGATCAGAAGTAGACGTCATCAATATGTGGATCAGATGCTTCAGAATTACCTCCAATGTGCTCACGCGAG ATATCTCCAAGATCATAAAGTTGACGAAACTGGGAGTGAAATGAATTATGGTGCTGGCAAATCTAGGTTCTATACAGCCAGTGATCAAGACAGCCATGCAAGCGTCAGCAAATTGTTACCGACCAATCCGAATAAAGATCGTACACTTTATCTTTCAAG ATCTACTTTTTATAATGACCAACCATCAGTTTATAAACAGAGGCCAGAGTCATGGAATGCCAATAATTTGGAG GCTAATGTCAAACAATGTCGCAATGTAGACTGTCAATTTTTCGGTTCTGCAGAAAATGATTACTTCTGCTCACAATGTTGGGCAAACCAACTTTATCATTGA
- the LOC139989413 gene encoding OTU domain-containing protein 7B isoform X5: MNVGLSTYDGLEKETSSNNALENGGGTTKKLARGISRATENAAIVSYARSQLATIESLDTPEFTFSLPDLTVYPDSFRQFLERDLIEGGCLTSLEAAGRLNWWCGGCKNGSNRVLWPLATSGDGNCLLHAASLGMWGFHDRLLTLREALYNTLAKGEYRHALFRRWKWRQMGLNAASGLSYTEAEWLTEWQTIVDMASPILRNQTATSYQSLEEVHILALAHALKRPIIVIAETMLKDAEGVALAPIPFGGVYLPLEVSPTRCHRTPLLLAYHSAHFSPLVTVDGASDFGDGCNEGVSIPLIDPDTGQLLSVLFAVDPGPDWDWEEGSRDLLICQQDTMEILLRQYLDCEYQNFTSEEIERLSDTDGSLSKTAKQLLGVAKQFGSIGKSVSKRLWSMTKRPKSLPATAGELSTEGLLCVRIRSRRHQYVDQMLQNYLQCAHARYLQDHKVDETGSEMNYGAGKSRFYTASDQDSHASVSKLLPTNPNKDRTLYLSRSTFYNDQPSVYKQRPESWNANNLEANVKQCRNVDCQFFGSAENDYFCSQCWANQLYH, from the exons ATGAACGTAGGACTGTCCACGTACGATGGTTTGGAGAAAGAGACAAGTTCTAATAATGCATTGGAAAATGGAGGAGGAACTACAAAGAAGCTAGCCAGAGGTATATCTCGAGCAACTGAAAATGCTGCCATTGTCTCTTATGCTCGTTCTCAATTAGCAACTATAGAATCTCTAGATACTCCAGAGTTTACATTTTCACTTCCTGATCTAACTGTATATCCAG ATTCATTTCGACAATTTTTGGAAAGAGATCTAATAGAAGGTGGGTGCTTAACTTCTTTGGAAGCTGCTGGTCGTTTAAATTGGTGGTGTGGGGGATGTAAAAATGGAAGTAACAGAGTTTTATGGCCTTTGGCAACATCAGGAGATGGCAATTGTCTCCTACATGCAGCTTCTCTTGGCATGTGGGGCTTTCATGATAGACTTCTTACACTCAGAGAAGCTCTGTATAATACATTGGCTAAAGGAGAATATAGACATGCTTTGTTTAGAAGGTGGAAATGGCGCCAAATGGGCTTAAATGCAGCTTCAGGTTTATCTTATACAGAGGCAGAATGGTTAACAGAATGGCAAACTATCGTAGATATGGCTTCTCCTATTCTCAGGAACCAAACTGCTACTTCCTACCAAAGTCTTGAAGAA GTACATATATTAGCTTTGGCTCATGCTTTAAAGCGGCCTATAATAGTTATAGCAGAGACTATGTTAAAAGATGCAGAAGGTGTAGCTTTAGCACCAATTCCATTTGGTGGAGTGTATTTACCATTAGAAGTATCTCCGACACGTTGTCATAGAACCCCATTGCTTTTAGCATATCATTCAGCTCATTTTTCTCCTCTCGTTACGGTGGATGGAGCGAGTGATTTTGGAGATGGTTGTAACGAAGGCGTTAGCATACCTCTTATAGATCCAGATACAGGTCAACTACTATCAGTTTTATTCGCGGTAGATCCAGGACCTGATTGGGATTGGGAAGAAGGTTCACGAGACTTGTTAATTTGTCAACAAGATACG atggaaattttattgcgGCAATATTTAGACTGCGAATATCAAAATTTCACATCGGAAGAAATCGAGAGATTGTCAGATACTGATGGTTCACTTTCTAAAACGGCGAAACAATTGCTTGGAGTTGCTAAACAATTCGGATCAATTGGAAAATCCGTTAGTAAAAGACTGTGGTCTATGACAAAGAGACCAAAGAGTTTACCAGCAACGGCCGGTGAACTTTCAACGGAAGGTTTGTTATGTGTAAGGATCAGAAGTAGACGTCATCAATATGTGGATCAGATGCTTCAGAATTACCTCCAATGTGCTCACGCGAG ATATCTCCAAGATCATAAAGTTGACGAAACTGGGAGTGAAATGAATTATGGTGCTGGCAAATCTAGGTTCTATACAGCCAGTGATCAAGACAGCCATGCAAGCGTCAGCAAATTGTTACCGACCAATCCGAATAAAGATCGTACACTTTATCTTTCAAG ATCTACTTTTTATAATGACCAACCATCAGTTTATAAACAGAGGCCAGAGTCATGGAATGCCAATAATTTGGAG GCTAATGTCAAACAATGTCGCAATGTAGACTGTCAATTTTTCGGTTCTGCAGAAAATGATTACTTCTGCTCACAATGTTGGGCAAACCAACTTTATCATTGA
- the Gcs2beta gene encoding glucosidase 2 subunit beta, producing MIIFSYSRQRIERNIITMNNCGIHLMFFLSVNLLILLGHVAGSKVLRIRGIPNAKSSLYPSDRDFQCFDGSLIIPFSHVNDNYCDCADGSDEPGTPACTNGSFYCENTGHKPRYIPSTWVNDGVCDCCDASDEYGSGKECLNNCNELGKEAKLEQQKAAELIKEGNKIRKEMIAKGKQLKTDYQARLVKLRSEYEEAELVKKEKELLKTQAEERERVAIEKYKPAESEQSVAQEEEEDEELHESDAEDYFKLLDSDNSGTVTIAELQTRVTFDKDKNGVVTEEEAMYFLNNQKEVNLQDFIDSVWPNAKVFLMLEQGMFKPASQKEEGEDEEDEEGEIHEPVDEISEQEKVDVDGTEADEVAGKEQLKPEESQMQYDEETQTLIDEATAARENFEKAEKSVNELLTEIREFEEKLDRDFGVDNEFIPLDGECFDYTNLEYVYTLCMFSRATQRSKSGGNDINLGHWNDWSGPEGQRYSKMKYDSGLSCWNGPARSTIVNLSCGKENKLVSVTEPSRCEYAMEFSTPVVCNANLQSANTHDEL from the exons atgataatattttcatacagtAGACAGAGAATCGAAAGGAATATTATCACGATGAATAATTGCGGCATACACCTGATGTTTTTTCTATCAGTTAATCTGTTGATTCTATTGGGCCACGTAGCCGGTTCTAAGGTGTTGCGAATTCGTGGGATACCTAACGCGAAAAGTTCGCTTTACCCATCGGATCGTGACTTCCAGTGCTTTGATGGAAGCCTAATAATACCATTTTCACATGTAAACGATAATTATTGTGATTGCGCGGATGGCAGTGATGAGCCCGGTACGCCCGCCTGCACAAACGGCTCATTCTACTGCGAAAATACCGGTCATAAACCTCGCTATATACCATCCACCTGGGTGAACGACGGTGTTTGCGACTGTTGCGATGCCAGTGACGAATATGGCTCAGGCAAGGAATgcttaaataattgtaatgaaCTTGGGAAAGAAGCCAAGTTGGAGCAACAAAAGGCAGCAGAGTTGATAAAGGAAGGTAACAAGATAAGAAAGGAAATGATTGCTAAAGGCAAACAATTAAAGACAGATTATCAAGCACGCTTAGTTAAATTACGCTCAGAATACGAAGAAGCAGAACTTgtaaagaaggaaaaggaattATTGAAGACTCAAGCAGAGGAACGCGAAAGAGTTGCAATAGAAAAGTACAAACCAGCTGAATCAGAACAATCTGTAgcacaagaagaagaagaggatgaaGAATTGCACGAGTCAGATGCAGAGGATTATTTTAAACTACTAGACTCCGATAACAGTGGTACTGTAACAATTGCAGAGCTTCAAACTAGGGTGACGTTTGACAAAGACAAGAATGGAGTTGTAACCGAAGAAGAGGCAAtgtatttcttaaataatcaGAAGGAAGTCAATCTTCAAGACTTTATTGATTCAGTATGGCCAAATGCGAAGGTCTTCTTAATGTTAGAACAAG GGATGTTCAAACCAGCAAGTCAGAAAGAAGAGggagaagacgaagaagatgaagaaggaGAGATTCACGAGCCAGTGGATGAAATTTCTGAGCAAGAAAAAGTTGATGTCGATGGCACAGAGGCAGATGAAGTTGCAGGCAAAGAACAGCTGAAACCTGAGGAATCTCAAATGCAGTACGACGAAGAAACGCAAACTCTCATAGACGAAGCAACAGCTGCACGCGAGAATTTCGAAAAAGCGGAAAAATCCGTAAATGAACTGTTAACGGAAATCAGAgagtttgaagaaaaattagaTCGTGACTTCGGCGTTGACAATGAATTCATACCTCTAGACGGCGAATGTttcgattatacgaatttgGAGTATGTTTACACCTTGTGCATGTTTTCAAGAGCGACGCAGAGATCGAAATCTGGCGGCAACGACATTAACTTAGGTCACTGGAACGATTGGAGCGGACCTGAAGGTCAAAGGTATTCGAAGATGAAATACGACTCCGGCCTCAGTTGTTGGAACGGACCTGCACGTTCTACCATTGTCAATCTAAGCTGtggtaaagaaaataaactagTTTCAGTGACAGAACCTAGCCGGTGCGAGTACGCTATGGAATTTTCCACGCCAGTTGTATGCAATGCGAATCTGCAATCCGCTAATACACATgacgaattataa